The following proteins are co-located in the Pochonia chlamydosporia 170 chromosome 6, whole genome shotgun sequence genome:
- a CDS encoding serine/threonine protein phosphatase (similar to Neosartorya fischeri NRRL 181 XP_001259496.1), whose protein sequence is MSDLDKAIAQLRACRPIPEPQVRELCHRARELLIEEGNVVTVTAPVTICGDIHGQFHDLMELFRVGGDVPDTNYLFMGDFVDRGFYSLESFLLLLCLKVRYPDRMTLIRGNHESRQITTVYGFYDECLRKYGSANVWRYCCDVFDYLALGAIVLGASNTLCSSSGTADEETEIEVCDQNGAIMSRFPRQQAQQPSSQPSSSQEQGANGSGAGGGERTGPPGSGASGSSNGTVGNPAGAVLCVHGGLSPLIDTVDKIRLIDRKQEVPHEGAMCDLLWSDPDDIDGWGLSPRGAGFLFGADIVKVFNHRNDLSLIARAHQLVMEGFKEMFDASIVTVWSAPNYCYRCGNVAAVLELSEDESGTGVFSRSNGDVNRSDGGRGVMMESNAMMKSGPARRYRVFQAAPQDSRGMPAKKPVADYFL, encoded by the exons ATGAGCGATCTCGACAA GGCTATTGCGCAGCTGCGCGCTTGTCGACCTATTCCAGAACCTCAAGTGCGAGAGCTGTGCCACCGTGCAAGAGAGCTGCTAATTGAGGAGGGCAATGTCGTCACGGTGACAGCTCCGGTTACG ATTTGCGGCGATATTCATGGCCAATTCCACGACTTGATGGAACTGTTCCGCGTTGGCGGAGATGTTCCTGATACCAACTATCTGTTTATGG GCGACTTTGTCGACCGAGGTTTTTATTCTCTCGAatcatttcttcttctgctaTGCTTAAAAGTACGATACCCCGACCGCATGACTCTTATCCGCGGCAACCACGAGTCCCGCCAAATCACCACAGTTTACGGCTTCTACGACGAATGCCTACGGAAGTACGGCAGCGCAAACGTATGGCGCTACTGCTGCGATGTATTCGATTACCTGGCCCTTGGAGCCATTGTCCTCGGCGCATCCAACACTCTGTGTTCTTCTTCAGGCACTGCCGACGAAGAGACCGAGATTGAGGTCTGCGACCAAAATGGTGCCATCATGAGCCGATTCCCGCGACAGCAGGCACAGCAACCGTCTTCCCAGCCCAGCAGTTCGCAGGAACAAGGCGCTAATGGCAGCGGCGCAGGCGGAGGCGAAAGGACCGGACCCCCTGGCTCAGGTGCCTCTGGCTCGAGCAACGGCACCGTGGGCAACCCAGCAGGAGCCGTGCTCTGCGTCCACGGCGGCCTCAGCCCCCTGATTGACACGGTCGATAAGATCCGCCTCATCGATCGGAAGCAAGAGGTGCCACACGAAGGTGCCATGTGCGACCTGCTCTGGTCCGACCCGGACGATATCGACGGCTGGGGATTGTCCCCGCGCGGCGCAGGGTTCCTGTTTGGCGCTGATattgtcaaagtcttcaatcATCGCAACGACCTGAGCCTCATTGCCCGCGCTCACCAGCTCGTAATGGAGGGCTTCAAAGAGATGTTTGACGCCTCCATCGTGACGGTCTGGTCCGCACCGAACTACTGCTACCGCTGCGGCAACGTAGCTGCCGTGCTGGAACTCTCCGAAGACGAATCCGGCACGGGCGTCTTCTCCCGAAGCAACGGCGACGTTAACCGCAGCGACGGCGGACGGGGAGTAATGATGGAGTCTaacgccatgatgaagaGCGGTCCGGCGAGACGATACCGTGTCTTCCAGGCCGCTCCTCAGGATTCGAGGGGTATGCCCGCCAAGAAACCCGTCGCAGATTACTTTTTGTAA